One window of Bacteroides sp. AN502(2024) genomic DNA carries:
- a CDS encoding TetR/AcrR family transcriptional regulator, whose protein sequence is MAVSKTKAKLVDVARQLFAKMGVENTTMNDIALASKKGRRTLYTYFKSKDEIYLAVVESELDILSDMMKRVAEKNISPDEKLLEMIYTRLDAVKEVVYRNGTLRAYFFRDIWRVEKVRKKFDAKEVQLFKAVLLEGQAKGVFHIDDVEMTADLIHYCVKGIEVPYIRGHIGAHLDEDTRNKYVSNIVFGALHRTEI, encoded by the coding sequence TTAGTAGATGTAGCCCGTCAGCTTTTTGCGAAGATGGGAGTAGAAAACACGACTATGAATGATATCGCTCTTGCTTCTAAAAAAGGGAGACGAACGCTCTATACCTATTTTAAAAGTAAGGATGAAATTTATTTGGCTGTTGTGGAATCGGAATTGGATATTCTGTCGGATATGATGAAGCGGGTAGCCGAGAAAAACATCTCACCGGACGAAAAATTGCTGGAGATGATATATACCCGGTTGGATGCGGTAAAAGAGGTCGTTTATCGAAACGGAACACTGCGTGCTTATTTCTTCCGTGATATATGGCGGGTAGAGAAAGTCCGCAAGAAGTTTGATGCAAAGGAAGTCCAGCTCTTTAAAGCCGTTCTTTTGGAAGGACAGGCAAAAGGAGTTTTTCATATTGACGATGTGGAGATGACTGCCGACTTGATTCATTATTGTGTGAAAGGAATTGAAGTTCCTTATATTCGTGGACATATAGGCGCGCATCTGGATGAAGATACAAGAAATAAATATGTGTCCAACATCGTGTT